Proteins encoded by one window of Deinococcus radiodurans R1 = ATCC 13939 = DSM 20539:
- a CDS encoding YjgN family protein, whose product MTLPPQDLPPGQALLATPLGTANAPQAARVHTYPLRFTGQASEYFRVWIVNLALTVITLGLYTPWARIRTRQYLYGHTWLDDQNFEYTASPFALLRGYLIVVAFFGLYTAAQQLQFTGWEWVTGALGLLFAVAYPWLVRQSMRFQARSTVHRGLRFRFTGSLGDAYVSYGVANIAAVFSGSLALPWAWFMQRRYQADGLAYGTARGHFRGSLGPFYLIGLAGAGLTVLGIGLLAGLAIGAATIAGVLGDLNLEQLDTDLLTSAVVVAFVLGYLALAVLYGIAWQYVRAATMHYVLNNFELGGVVRTQATFSPWRLVWINLANTLARIFSLGLLTPWTVIRTNRYLLGHVQVRAIVSLDDFSAAQTEDESAVGEAATELLDINIGF is encoded by the coding sequence ATGACCCTGCCTCCCCAGGACCTGCCCCCCGGCCAGGCGCTGCTCGCCACTCCGCTGGGGACGGCGAACGCGCCGCAGGCCGCCCGGGTCCACACTTACCCGCTGCGCTTCACTGGTCAGGCCAGCGAGTATTTCCGCGTCTGGATCGTGAACCTTGCGCTCACGGTGATCACGCTGGGGCTGTATACCCCCTGGGCCCGCATCCGCACCCGGCAGTATCTCTACGGGCATACCTGGCTCGATGACCAGAACTTCGAGTACACCGCCAGCCCGTTCGCTCTGCTGCGCGGTTACCTGATCGTGGTGGCGTTTTTCGGGCTCTACACGGCGGCGCAGCAGCTTCAGTTCACCGGCTGGGAGTGGGTCACCGGGGCGCTCGGCCTCCTGTTCGCGGTGGCGTATCCCTGGCTGGTGCGGCAGTCCATGCGCTTTCAGGCGCGCAGCACGGTGCACCGGGGGCTGCGGTTCCGCTTTACCGGGTCGCTGGGGGACGCCTACGTGTCCTACGGGGTCGCCAACATCGCGGCGGTGTTTTCGGGGTCGCTCGCGCTGCCCTGGGCGTGGTTCATGCAGCGGCGCTACCAGGCCGACGGCCTCGCTTACGGCACGGCGCGCGGACACTTTCGCGGCAGCCTGGGGCCCTTTTACCTGATTGGGCTGGCGGGGGCCGGCCTGACCGTGCTGGGCATAGGGCTCCTCGCGGGGCTCGCCATCGGGGCTGCGACCATCGCTGGCGTCCTGGGTGACCTGAACCTCGAACAGCTCGACACCGACCTGCTCACTTCCGCGGTGGTGGTGGCTTTCGTGCTCGGTTACCTGGCGCTGGCAGTGCTCTACGGCATAGCGTGGCAGTACGTCCGCGCCGCTACCATGCATTACGTCCTCAACAATTTCGAGCTGGGCGGCGTGGTGCGGACCCAGGCCACCTTTAGCCCCTGGCGGCTGGTGTGGATCAACCTGGCCAATACGCTGGCCCGCATCTTTTCCCTCGGGCTGCTCACGCCCTGGACAGTGATTCGCACCAACCGGTATCTGCTGGGTCATGTGCAGGTGCGCGCCATCGTCAGCCTGGACGACTTCAGCGCCGCGCAGACCGAGGACGAGAGCGCTGTGGGTGAAGCGGCCACCGAACTGCTCGACATCAACATCGGCTTCTGA
- a CDS encoding type III polyketide synthase — protein sequence MRAMNAAPAPLLRSLVTGTPPYSALQSEVQAAARTLFPRMSERRHMLDVFTNAQIERRALSRPLAWYLEPHGFAEKNGVFLEEARALIVRLAREALDKAELAPADVDAVVVVNTSGLSTPSLDAYLIGALGLNPHAARLPVWGLGCAGGASGLARAADLVRAGFKRVLYVAVELCSLTLVKGDESKSNFVGTALFADGGAALVVTAPDVPGPRPLLALHGGFSTLIEDSEDIMGWDVVDDGLKVRFSRDIPTLVNSMMQENVAQALAAQGWARDDVQTFVVHPGGVKVVAAYEQALGLPDGTLDSSRAVLREYGNMSSATVLFVLEEVLRSRPQGRGLLSAMGPGFSAEHVLLDFGGGEA from the coding sequence ATGCGGGCCATGAACGCTGCCCCAGCTCCGCTTCTGCGCTCTCTGGTGACAGGGACTCCGCCCTACAGCGCGCTTCAGAGCGAGGTGCAGGCCGCCGCCCGCACCCTCTTTCCGCGCATGAGCGAGCGCCGGCACATGCTCGACGTGTTTACCAACGCGCAGATCGAGCGCCGCGCCCTTTCGCGCCCGCTGGCGTGGTACCTCGAACCACACGGTTTTGCCGAGAAAAACGGGGTGTTTCTGGAAGAAGCCCGCGCCCTGATCGTCCGGCTCGCCCGCGAAGCGCTGGATAAGGCCGAGCTCGCCCCCGCCGACGTGGACGCCGTGGTGGTCGTCAACACCTCGGGCCTCAGCACGCCGAGCCTGGACGCCTACCTGATTGGGGCGCTGGGCCTCAACCCCCACGCCGCCCGCTTGCCGGTCTGGGGTCTGGGCTGCGCGGGCGGGGCAAGCGGACTGGCGCGCGCCGCCGACCTGGTGCGCGCCGGGTTCAAGCGGGTGCTGTACGTGGCCGTCGAACTGTGCAGCCTGACGCTGGTCAAGGGCGACGAGTCCAAGAGCAATTTCGTGGGCACGGCTCTCTTTGCCGACGGCGGCGCCGCGCTGGTCGTCACGGCGCCCGACGTTCCTGGCCCCCGACCCCTGCTGGCGCTGCACGGCGGCTTTTCGACGCTGATCGAGGACAGCGAGGACATCATGGGCTGGGACGTGGTGGACGACGGGCTCAAGGTCCGCTTCTCGCGCGACATTCCGACGCTGGTGAATTCCATGATGCAGGAGAACGTGGCACAGGCCCTCGCCGCACAGGGCTGGGCGCGGGACGACGTGCAGACCTTCGTGGTGCATCCCGGCGGCGTGAAGGTGGTCGCCGCCTACGAGCAGGCGCTGGGCCTGCCGGACGGCACGCTGGATAGCAGCCGCGCGGTGCTGCGAGAGTACGGCAACATGAGCAGCGCGACCGTGCTGTTCGTGCTTGAAGAGGTGCTGAGGAGTCGGCCCCAGGGACGCGGCCTGCTGAGCGCGATGGGCCCTGGCTTCAGCGCCGAGCATGTGCTGCTCGACTTTGGCGGCGGGGAAGCGTGA
- a CDS encoding gamma carbonic anhydrase family protein: MPLHTLEDLTPDIHPTAFVAPSADVIGQVKVEAGASIWFGAVLRGDTEQLRVGERSNVQDGAVLHADPGFPCTLHEDVTVGHRAVVHGATCEAGSLVGMGAIMLNGSRLGRGAVLGAGALLPEGKEVPDGMLAVGTPARVVRPVAATPNAASYVRNGERYRAGLRSQADPASPTGPAGDPT, from the coding sequence ATGCCGCTGCACACCCTGGAGGACCTGACACCTGACATCCACCCCACGGCCTTCGTGGCCCCGAGCGCCGACGTGATCGGCCAGGTAAAGGTGGAGGCGGGCGCGAGCATCTGGTTTGGCGCCGTCCTGCGCGGCGACACTGAACAGCTCCGGGTGGGCGAACGCAGCAACGTGCAAGACGGCGCCGTGCTGCACGCCGACCCCGGCTTTCCCTGCACGCTGCACGAGGACGTGACGGTGGGCCACCGCGCCGTGGTACATGGGGCGACATGCGAGGCGGGCAGTCTAGTTGGCATGGGCGCGATCATGCTCAACGGCTCGCGCCTGGGCCGGGGCGCGGTGCTGGGCGCCGGGGCACTGCTCCCGGAAGGGAAGGAAGTGCCCGACGGAATGCTCGCCGTGGGGACGCCCGCCCGCGTGGTGCGTCCGGTGGCGGCGACCCCCAACGCGGCCAGCTATGTCCGCAACGGCGAGCGCTACCGCGCCGGCCTACGTTCCCAGGCCGACCCCGCCTCCCCCACCGGGCCCGCAGGAGACCCCACATGA